The Pedosphaera parvula Ellin514 genomic interval ACATTATATTCGCGACATGAATTTTGATATTTCTCACCTCCTCGAGCACTGGGATTATCAACCAGGCCAGGTGGTGGTTAGAAAATTCACCGGCAAGGATGGTACCGAAAAAATCCAATTGCGCGTCGATCTCGGCTTGCTTCAGATGAACGCCGAGGGCCGTCCGGATGGAAAGCATCCGCTTGGATACCCCACTATTTACGACTTTTTCCAGACCAAGCTCTACAAGCACCTGGCTTCGAACGAAGGTAATGCCGAAGGTTTTAAGCTCAAGCCTGAGGACTGCGCCAAGCTTCAACTGGAAGCCCTGCAATATCATCATCGCTACATCTGCTTGTTGCAACTGGAAGACTACGATGCCGTGGTTCGCGACACAGAGCGCAACATCGCCGTGTTCGAATTCGTGAAGAAGCACGCCGAATCCGAAGAACTGACCTGGTCCGTTGTCCAGTTCAAGCCACAGTTGCTTCTGATCCAGACTCGCGCCCGGGCAACCCAGGCTCTTGAGCTCAACGATTATAGCACCGCCATGCAATTTATCGAGGAAGGTTTGGCCCAAATCCAGGACTTCTATCGCGAACAAAATAGAGGCGAAATGGCGGAGCAGAGCGGCGAAACCAACTATCTGAAGAACTGGTTGGAGGAAGTCTCCAGCAAGCGCCCACTCTCGAAGCGGGAACGCCTTGAAAAGGCTCTCTCGGATGCCGTGAATAACGAAGATTACGAAAAGGCTGCCAAGGTCCGGGATGAGTTACGCAATCTAAAATCTACTGAATAATCATGAGTTTACAGGAACGACTCTCCCAAGAAATCAAGGCTGCGATGCTGGCCAAGGACGCTGATAAGCTGTCCGCCCTCCGCATGCTCAAGTCCGCCATGGGCTATGCTCAGATCGAGCGCAAAACCGA includes:
- a CDS encoding UvrB/UvrC motif-containing protein, yielding MNFDISHLLEHWDYQPGQVVVRKFTGKDGTEKIQLRVDLGLLQMNAEGRPDGKHPLGYPTIYDFFQTKLYKHLASNEGNAEGFKLKPEDCAKLQLEALQYHHRYICLLQLEDYDAVVRDTERNIAVFEFVKKHAESEELTWSVVQFKPQLLLIQTRARATQALELNDYSTAMQFIEEGLAQIQDFYREQNRGEMAEQSGETNYLKNWLEEVSSKRPLSKRERLEKALSDAVNNEDYEKAAKVRDELRNLKSTE